The Triplophysa rosa linkage group LG15, Trosa_1v2, whole genome shotgun sequence genome has a segment encoding these proteins:
- the cep170bb gene encoding centrosomal protein of 170 kDa protein B isoform X2: protein MSVTSWFLVSSSGTRHRLPREMIFVGREDCELMLQSRSVDKQHAVINYNPATDEHLVKDLGSLNGTFVNDLRIPDQTYITLKLSDVVRFGYDSHVYVLEKSQHKVPEEALKHEKYTIQLQMGLKATEGKQQHVQEEKSKLERSERKSVTEAPSLRPTPLYGQPSWWGEEDSVNKGTHNEVRRSGDNHSEVTKEGPMAEDEFNGSVQEIRDNQAKSAFLYNREHSYFEIPTKESTAHPKSPAGDLIDIPTKDTNVPLTSTPPVVQSHASFTIEFDDCMPGKIKIKDHVTKFSSRQRSKQQPSSKPLGATPTEVLSAESKVADWLVQSDVSMMCRRTPCEDAYSTKSDLAMHIRTLKGHHHEDGTQSDSEEPVMKDKRSKSHNSVQSQSSVQSQQSERLKTSEPSESVLSQQSIPTQRSYYPQSVSPPKHPQTNLEESETHPVQEASSPSQAEVKPVHPEPHTQQAFIIEFFDDNPRKKRSQSFTHNSAHADSYSALKAKLERRKAHGERPASVHGHIPPTQQITVPLKGSGHGGSQRSSSLKRDKTGDSGSSTSLSGTSSRSTPTITIKPFGSVGKKSKIAQEFAAVFLKDTGKTSPPPMSAPPVMLSPSHAHLPSPVEPSGPSSVSYPSSPSQLQALSQSLLPSSPPVSVPERGAISNASPICSAGSLVPQFFQHGISGVDTKGSRVLRNEEEDSLSDAGTYTIETESQDKEVEEARSMIDQVFGVLDAPEYSGQAIGVYRPVIDDGKDEQAFFGHSHGVTADVMSTSSHGHGEDQVSSQQAHPDAGGPKWVSRWASLADTYSDSQGSVVTPSQGVLTDRDVRVTLMVSQSMDISESEGSQGSRTRRLLPQVPPGEKLENTTPSILIRHETHMDHEPPERGTRAPQQQDCTHRLCVQDDLEPDSLSDTSRSDDSSILDRSGRSQGKKGTVAHSPSEGANHSKTLEMPAPTPTPKPTSFYIGSEDGSYRSEASRSPVLSQSERDTSPKMPPTTVLIRHLSGHEPKRPVKPNSSAPNLQTHDRDTVPTKETSTSFVRQESFTKDRPSDIIQVKKLPHISSHPALRSLDSGEPVRDTSLFFKEAERSPEENLPRRSRKGSTPAQDDSLSGESDVDTASTVSMVSSKNAPVSAPKKRAASNEKRKDKASTSAHDKGRQPTARERLSEKRKTHSSADKAETSKAEQARRLQLRRSAGNRGSLDLSENQHGQQHSDHESSSRPNGRKKLTTPLQKEDPNKVAKGNHQVLTRSNSLSAPRPTRASMLRRARLGDASDNEGAETDRASQSSDHTKTPNEGKKLSRLDILAMPRKRTGSFTVPSDNESTSSKHGNSNRPAEASSAKKGASGEVRQTAGKGASLTGKHSSARTRSNQVKHSSTAGSHRRQKDSNYSSTSEEEFETNSNSKHKRSHSSAATQTQTPKKSIQMRLKSVSLETEEDEAQNEHFQNWTNHSAEIARLSQDLAKDLAILAREIHDVAGDGDSQTSSGMGTTTSPGSMPNTPASNISTREELVQHIPEASLNYQKLPPGSTSPVDQDSNMNDHDSSRRRPWNREEVILDNLMLNPVSQLSQAIRENTEQLAEKMKVMFHNKTDVWEEIEAKINAENEVPILKTSNKEISSILQELRRVQRQLEVINTIVEPGGTLRIPSVATSPGGKTKSSSKEFTSPSSTNANASVKRGARGSEGGR, encoded by the exons CATGAGAAATACACCATTCAGCTGCAGATGGGTCTAAAAGCCACAGAGGGGAAACAACAGCATGTGCAAGAAGAGAAGTCAAAGTTAGAGCGTTCTGAACGCAAAAGTGTCACTG AGGCACCTTCACTCCGGCCCACACCACTGTATGGCCAGCCATCATGGTGGGGAGAAGAGGACTCTGTAAACAAGGGAACACACAATGAAGTACGTCGGTCAGGTGACAACCATTCAG AGGTCACTAAAGAGGGCCCGATGGCTGAGGATGAATTCAACGGTTCCGTTCAGGAGATCCGTGACAACCAGGCCAAGTCAGCCTTCCTGTACAACCGAGAGCACAGCTATTTTGAAATCCCTACAAAAGAGTCCACCGCGCACCCCAAGTCCCCGGCGGGAGACCTGATCGACATCCCAACCAAAGACACCAACGTTCCTCTGACATCCACACCTCCAGTTGTCCAGAGTCATGCTTCTTTCACTATCGAGTTTGATGACTGCATGCCAGGCAAGATTAAAATCAAGGATCACGTAACCAAGTTCTCGTCCCGGCAACGGAGCAAGCAGCAGCCCTCCAGTAAACCTCTGGGAGCCACACCTACAGAGGTTCTGTCAGCTGAGAGCAAAGTAGCGGATTGGCTCGTGCAAAGTGATGTCAGCATGATGTGCAGGCGGACACCTTGTGAGGATGCGTACAGCACCAAAAGTGACTTGGCGATGCACATCAGGACACTCAAAG GTCACCATCATGAAGATGGAACCCAGAGTGATTCAGAAGAACCAGTAATGAAAGACAAACGCAGCAAGTCTCATAATTCGGTGCAATCCCAATCATCAGTACAGTCACAGCAATCGGAGCGGTTAAAGACATCTGAACCGTCTGAATCAGTGCTGTCTCAGCAGTCCATCCCAACGCAGAGATCTTATTACCCTCAGTCAGTCTCACCGCCCAAACACCCTCAAACAAATCTTGAAGAAAGTGAGACCCATCCCGTCCAAGAAGCCTCCTCTCCATCCCAGGCAGAGGTTAAGCCCGTTCACCCTGAGCCACACACCCAACAGGCCTTCATCATTGAGTTCTTTGACGATAACCCTAGAAAGAAGCGGTCGCAGTCCTTCACACACAACTCTGCCCATGCTGACTCCTACTCTGCATTGAAGGCCAAACTAGAAAGACGCAAAGCTCATGGTGAAAGGCCAGCTTCTGTTCACGGGCACATTCCTCCGACGCAGCAGATCACTGTTCCGCTAAAAGGTTCCGGCCATGGAGGTTCACAGAGGTCAAGCTCACTGAAGAGAGATAAGACAGGAGACAGTGGAAGCAGCACGTCTCTTTCGGGGACCTCATCTCGCTCTACACCAACCATCACCATCAAGCCTTTCGGAAGTGTGGGCAAGAAGTCCAAAATAGCTCAAGAATTTGCTGCAGTGTTCCTAAAGGATACAGGAAAAACATCCCCACCTCCCATGTCTGCACCACCTGTAATGTTGTCCCCATCCCACGCTCATTTACCCTCCCCAGTAGAGCCATCTGGACCCTCATCTGTATCCTACCCATCTTCACCGTCTCAGCTGCAGGCATTATCCCAGTCTCTTCTTCCATCGTCTCCTCCGGTCTCTGTGCCTGAAAGGGGTGCAATTTCTAATGCCTCCCCAATCTGCTCGGCCGGGTCATTGGTGCCCCAGTTTTTTCAGCACGGAATCAGCGGTGTGGACACTAAGGGCTCAAGAGTGTTACGAAATGAGGAGGAGGATAGTCTAAGTGATGCTGGTACCTACACGATTGAGACGGAGTCACAAGATAAGGAAGTGGAGGAAGCAAGAAGCATGATTGACCAG GTGTTTGGAGTGTTAGATGCGCCAGAATACAGCGGTCAGGCCATTGGAGTTTATAGACCTGTGATTGATGATGGGAAAGATGAGCAGGCATTCTTTGGTCATAGCCATGGTGTGACAGCTGATGTAATGTCGACATCATCACATGGCCATGGGGAGGACCAAGTCAGCTCACAGCAG GCACATCCTGATGCAGGAGGACCTAAATGGGTCTCACGCTGGGCCAGCCTGGCGGACACTTACAGTGACTCACAAGGATCCGTGGTCACTCCATCCCAAGGCGTACTTACAGACAGAG ATGTCCGAGTGACATTAATGGTAAGTCAAAGCATGGACATCTCTGAATCTGAGGGCAGTCAAGGTTCCAGGACAAGGAGACTACTTCCCCAGGTTCCACCTGGAGAAAAGCTTGAGAACACAACCCCTAGTATCTTGATCCGTCATGAGACGCACATGGACCATGAGCCACCAGAGAGGGGTACCAGAGCACCACAGCAGCAGGACTGCACTCACAGGCTATGTGTTCAAGATGATTTAGAGCCGGATAGTCTGAGTGACACCAGCCGTTCAGATGACAGCTCTATCCTCGATAGGAGTGGAAGAAGTCAAGGAAAGAAAGGAACGGTAGCACACTCGCCATCTGAAGGTGCAAATCATTCCAAAACCTTAGAAATGCCTGCGCCCACTCCCACTCCCAAACCCACATCATTTTATATTGGCTCTGAAGATGGTTCATACAGGTCGGAGGCATCTAGAAGTCCTGTTCTTTCACAGTCCGAAAGAGACACTTCTCCCAAAATGCCTCCGACCACTGTTTTGATACGACATCTGAGTGGCCATGAGCCTAAGCGACCGGTGAAGCCCAACTCGTCAGCCCCAAATCTTCAGACCCATGACAGAGATACTGTGCCCACCAAAGAGACCTCTACCTCCTTTGTTCGACAGGAGAGTTTTACCAAAGATAGGCCAAGTGACATCATCCAAGTCAAGAAGCTGCCACATATTTCCAGTCACCCCGCTTTGAGAAGCCTGGATTCAGGAGAACCTGTCCGAGATACGTCACTCTTTTTTAAGGAAGCAGAAAGATCACCGGAAGAGAATTTACCTCGACGATCCAGAAAGGGAAGCACTCCTGCACAAGACGACTCTCTCTCTGGTGAATCAGATGTTGACACTGCCAGTACTGTAAGCATGGTCAGCAGTAAAAATGCCCCTGTCAGTGCACCTAAGAAGCGCGCCGCTTCAAATGAAAAACGCAAGGATAAAGCGTCTACCAGTGCACATGACAAAGGCAGACAACCCACGGCCCGCGAGCGACTGTCAGAAAAACGCAAAACTCATTCCTCTGCAGACAAAGCTGAAACCAGCAAAGCTGAACAAGCTCGTCGCCTTCAACTTCGTCGCAGTGCTGGTAACCGTGGTTCCTTAGATCTTTCGGAGAATCAGCATGGTCAACAGCATTCTGATCATGAGTCAAGTTCAAGGCCCAATGGTCGCAAGAAACTCACGACACCCTTGCAAAAGGAGGACCCCAATAAAGTGGCGAAAGGCAACCATCAGGTGTTGACCCGATCCAATAGCCTTTCAGCCCCGAGACCAACTCGTGCCTCCATGCTCCGTCGAGCCCGGCTGGGTGACGCGTCTGACAATGAGGGGGCAGAGACAGACCGTGCATCCCAGAGCTCCGACCACACCAAGACTCCTAACGAAGGAAAGAAACTCTCGAGGCTCGACATTCTTGCCATGCCTCGGAAGCGGACTGGGTCCTTCACTGTTCCGAGTGACAACGAGTCTACTTCAAGCAAGCATGGAAATTCTAACCGTCCTGCTGAGGCAAGCAGTGCGAAAAAAGGAGCatcgggtgaggtgagacagaCTGCTGGGAAAGGAGCTTCATTAACAGGAAAGCACTCCTCTGCTCGTACCCGTTCTAACCAGGTTAAACACAGTAGCACCGCTG GTTCCCATCGCAGACAAAAGGATTCAAACTATTCCTCTACCTCAGAGGAGGAGTTTGAGACTAACTCCAACTCTAAACACAAACGCTCCCACTCCTCGGCGGCAACTCAGACTCAGACACCAAAGAAGAGCATTCAAATGAGGCTAAAAAGTGTCTCTTTGGAAACAGAAGAGGATGAAGCTCAGAACGAACACTTCCAGAACTGGACTAATCATAGTGCAGAGATTGCCAG GCTGAGTCAAGACCTGGCCAAAGATCTTGCCATCCTTGCACGTGAAATCCATGATGTAGCAGGGGATGGTGACTCCCAGACATCATCAGGCATGGGAACTACCACCTCCCCAGGCTCCATGCCCAATACCCCTGCATCCAATATCTCAACCAGAGAGGAG CTGGTACAGCACATACCCGAGGCAAGTCTGAACTATCAAAAGCTTCCACCAGGCTCAACTAGTCCAGTAGACCAGGATTCAAATATGAACGACCATGACAGTTCCAGACGGCGTCCCTGGAACCGTGAAGAG GTCATTCTGGACAATCTAATGTTGAACCCCGTGTCGCAGCTCTCACAGGCTATCAGAGAGAACACGGAGCAACTCGCAGAGAAAATGAA AGTTATGTTTCATAACAAGACAGATGTGTGGGAAGAAATAGAGGCAAAAATCAATGCTGAAAATGAGGTTCCCATCCTTAAGACATCCAACAAG GAAATCTCCTCTATTCTCCAGGAACTGAGAAGAGTCCAGcgacaacttgagg tGATCAACACTATTGTTGAACCTGGAGGAACCCTCAGAATTCCCTCTGTGGCAACTTCTCCAGGGGGAAAGACCAAATCTTCTTCCAAGGAGTTTACCAGCCCCTCTTCTACTAATGCCAATGCAAGTGTAAAGCGAGGTGCCCGCGGGTCTGAGGGAGGCCGATAA
- the cep170bb gene encoding centrosomal protein of 170 kDa protein B isoform X4: MSVTSWFLVSSSGTRHRLPREMIFVGREDCELMLQSRSVDKQHAVINYNPATDEHLVKDLGSLNGTFVNDLRIPDQTYITLKLSDVVRFGYDSHVYVLEKSQHKVPEEALKHEKYTIQLQMGLKATEGKQQHVQEEKSKLERSERKSVTEAPSLRPTPLYGQPSWWGEEDSVNKGTHNEVRRSGDNHSEVTKEGPMAEDEFNGSVQEIRDNQAKSAFLYNREHSYFEIPTKESTAHPKSPAGDLIDIPTKDTNVPLTSTPPVVQSHASFTIEFDDCMPGKIKIKDHVTKFSSRQRSKQQPSSKPLGATPTEVLSAESKVADWLVQSDVSMMCRRTPCEDAYSTKSDLAMHIRTLKGHHHEDGTQSDSEEPVMKDKRSKSHNSVQSQSSVQSQQSERLKTSEPSESVLSQQSIPTQRSYYPQSVSPPKHPQTNLEESETHPVQEASSPSQAEVKPVHPEPHTQQAFIIEFFDDNPRKKRSQSFTHNSAHADSYSALKAKLERRKAHGERPASVHGHIPPTQQITVPLKGSGHGGSQRSSSLKRDKTGDSGSSTSLSGTSSRSTPTITIKPFGSVGKKSKIAQEFAAVFLKDTGKTSPPPMSAPPVMLSPSHAHLPSPVEPSGPSSVSYPSSPSQLQALSQSLLPSSPPVSVPERGAISNASPICSAGSLVPQFFQHGISGVDTKGSRVLRNEEEDSLSDAGTYTIETESQDKEVEEARSMIDQVFGVLDAPEYSGQAIGVYRPVIDDGKDEQAFFGHSHGVTADVMSTSSHGHGEDQVSSQQAHPDAGGPKWVSRWASLADTYSDSQGSVVTPSQGVLTDRDVRVTLMVSQSMDISESEGSQGSRTRRLLPQVPPGEKLENTTPSILIRHETHMDHEPPERGTRAPQQQDCTHRLCVQDDLEPDSLSDTSRSDDSSILDRSGRSQGKKGTVAHSPSEGANHSKTLEMPAPTPTPKPTSFYIGSEDGSYRSEASRSPVLSQSERDTSPKMPPTTVLIRHLSGHEPKRPVKPNSSAPNLQTHDRDTVPTKETSTSFVRQESFTKDRPSDIIQVKKLPHISSHPALRSLDSGEPVRDTSLFFKEAERSPEENLPRRSRKGSTPAQDDSLSGESDVDTASTVSMVSSKNAPVSAPKKRAASNEKRKDKASTSAHDKGRQPTARERLSEKRKTHSSADKAETSKAEQARRLQLRRSAGNRGSLDLSENQHGQQHSDHESSSRPNGRKKLTTPLQKEDPNKVAKGNHQVLTRSNSLSAPRPTRASMLRRARLGDASDNEGAETDRASQSSDHTKTPNEGKKLSRLDILAMPRKRTGSFTVPSDNESTSSKHGNSNRPAEASSAKKGASGEVRQTAGKGASLTGKHSSARTRSNQVKHSSTAGSHRRQKDSNYSSTSEEEFETNSNSKHKRSHSSAATQTQTPKKSIQMRLKSVSLETEEDEAQNEHFQNWTNHSAEIARLSQDLAKDLAILAREIHDVAGDGDSQTSSGMGTTTSPGSMPNTPASNISTREERPYPSLQRFLSPQVLSSSLIITKWCSNVKG, translated from the exons CATGAGAAATACACCATTCAGCTGCAGATGGGTCTAAAAGCCACAGAGGGGAAACAACAGCATGTGCAAGAAGAGAAGTCAAAGTTAGAGCGTTCTGAACGCAAAAGTGTCACTG AGGCACCTTCACTCCGGCCCACACCACTGTATGGCCAGCCATCATGGTGGGGAGAAGAGGACTCTGTAAACAAGGGAACACACAATGAAGTACGTCGGTCAGGTGACAACCATTCAG AGGTCACTAAAGAGGGCCCGATGGCTGAGGATGAATTCAACGGTTCCGTTCAGGAGATCCGTGACAACCAGGCCAAGTCAGCCTTCCTGTACAACCGAGAGCACAGCTATTTTGAAATCCCTACAAAAGAGTCCACCGCGCACCCCAAGTCCCCGGCGGGAGACCTGATCGACATCCCAACCAAAGACACCAACGTTCCTCTGACATCCACACCTCCAGTTGTCCAGAGTCATGCTTCTTTCACTATCGAGTTTGATGACTGCATGCCAGGCAAGATTAAAATCAAGGATCACGTAACCAAGTTCTCGTCCCGGCAACGGAGCAAGCAGCAGCCCTCCAGTAAACCTCTGGGAGCCACACCTACAGAGGTTCTGTCAGCTGAGAGCAAAGTAGCGGATTGGCTCGTGCAAAGTGATGTCAGCATGATGTGCAGGCGGACACCTTGTGAGGATGCGTACAGCACCAAAAGTGACTTGGCGATGCACATCAGGACACTCAAAG GTCACCATCATGAAGATGGAACCCAGAGTGATTCAGAAGAACCAGTAATGAAAGACAAACGCAGCAAGTCTCATAATTCGGTGCAATCCCAATCATCAGTACAGTCACAGCAATCGGAGCGGTTAAAGACATCTGAACCGTCTGAATCAGTGCTGTCTCAGCAGTCCATCCCAACGCAGAGATCTTATTACCCTCAGTCAGTCTCACCGCCCAAACACCCTCAAACAAATCTTGAAGAAAGTGAGACCCATCCCGTCCAAGAAGCCTCCTCTCCATCCCAGGCAGAGGTTAAGCCCGTTCACCCTGAGCCACACACCCAACAGGCCTTCATCATTGAGTTCTTTGACGATAACCCTAGAAAGAAGCGGTCGCAGTCCTTCACACACAACTCTGCCCATGCTGACTCCTACTCTGCATTGAAGGCCAAACTAGAAAGACGCAAAGCTCATGGTGAAAGGCCAGCTTCTGTTCACGGGCACATTCCTCCGACGCAGCAGATCACTGTTCCGCTAAAAGGTTCCGGCCATGGAGGTTCACAGAGGTCAAGCTCACTGAAGAGAGATAAGACAGGAGACAGTGGAAGCAGCACGTCTCTTTCGGGGACCTCATCTCGCTCTACACCAACCATCACCATCAAGCCTTTCGGAAGTGTGGGCAAGAAGTCCAAAATAGCTCAAGAATTTGCTGCAGTGTTCCTAAAGGATACAGGAAAAACATCCCCACCTCCCATGTCTGCACCACCTGTAATGTTGTCCCCATCCCACGCTCATTTACCCTCCCCAGTAGAGCCATCTGGACCCTCATCTGTATCCTACCCATCTTCACCGTCTCAGCTGCAGGCATTATCCCAGTCTCTTCTTCCATCGTCTCCTCCGGTCTCTGTGCCTGAAAGGGGTGCAATTTCTAATGCCTCCCCAATCTGCTCGGCCGGGTCATTGGTGCCCCAGTTTTTTCAGCACGGAATCAGCGGTGTGGACACTAAGGGCTCAAGAGTGTTACGAAATGAGGAGGAGGATAGTCTAAGTGATGCTGGTACCTACACGATTGAGACGGAGTCACAAGATAAGGAAGTGGAGGAAGCAAGAAGCATGATTGACCAG GTGTTTGGAGTGTTAGATGCGCCAGAATACAGCGGTCAGGCCATTGGAGTTTATAGACCTGTGATTGATGATGGGAAAGATGAGCAGGCATTCTTTGGTCATAGCCATGGTGTGACAGCTGATGTAATGTCGACATCATCACATGGCCATGGGGAGGACCAAGTCAGCTCACAGCAG GCACATCCTGATGCAGGAGGACCTAAATGGGTCTCACGCTGGGCCAGCCTGGCGGACACTTACAGTGACTCACAAGGATCCGTGGTCACTCCATCCCAAGGCGTACTTACAGACAGAG ATGTCCGAGTGACATTAATGGTAAGTCAAAGCATGGACATCTCTGAATCTGAGGGCAGTCAAGGTTCCAGGACAAGGAGACTACTTCCCCAGGTTCCACCTGGAGAAAAGCTTGAGAACACAACCCCTAGTATCTTGATCCGTCATGAGACGCACATGGACCATGAGCCACCAGAGAGGGGTACCAGAGCACCACAGCAGCAGGACTGCACTCACAGGCTATGTGTTCAAGATGATTTAGAGCCGGATAGTCTGAGTGACACCAGCCGTTCAGATGACAGCTCTATCCTCGATAGGAGTGGAAGAAGTCAAGGAAAGAAAGGAACGGTAGCACACTCGCCATCTGAAGGTGCAAATCATTCCAAAACCTTAGAAATGCCTGCGCCCACTCCCACTCCCAAACCCACATCATTTTATATTGGCTCTGAAGATGGTTCATACAGGTCGGAGGCATCTAGAAGTCCTGTTCTTTCACAGTCCGAAAGAGACACTTCTCCCAAAATGCCTCCGACCACTGTTTTGATACGACATCTGAGTGGCCATGAGCCTAAGCGACCGGTGAAGCCCAACTCGTCAGCCCCAAATCTTCAGACCCATGACAGAGATACTGTGCCCACCAAAGAGACCTCTACCTCCTTTGTTCGACAGGAGAGTTTTACCAAAGATAGGCCAAGTGACATCATCCAAGTCAAGAAGCTGCCACATATTTCCAGTCACCCCGCTTTGAGAAGCCTGGATTCAGGAGAACCTGTCCGAGATACGTCACTCTTTTTTAAGGAAGCAGAAAGATCACCGGAAGAGAATTTACCTCGACGATCCAGAAAGGGAAGCACTCCTGCACAAGACGACTCTCTCTCTGGTGAATCAGATGTTGACACTGCCAGTACTGTAAGCATGGTCAGCAGTAAAAATGCCCCTGTCAGTGCACCTAAGAAGCGCGCCGCTTCAAATGAAAAACGCAAGGATAAAGCGTCTACCAGTGCACATGACAAAGGCAGACAACCCACGGCCCGCGAGCGACTGTCAGAAAAACGCAAAACTCATTCCTCTGCAGACAAAGCTGAAACCAGCAAAGCTGAACAAGCTCGTCGCCTTCAACTTCGTCGCAGTGCTGGTAACCGTGGTTCCTTAGATCTTTCGGAGAATCAGCATGGTCAACAGCATTCTGATCATGAGTCAAGTTCAAGGCCCAATGGTCGCAAGAAACTCACGACACCCTTGCAAAAGGAGGACCCCAATAAAGTGGCGAAAGGCAACCATCAGGTGTTGACCCGATCCAATAGCCTTTCAGCCCCGAGACCAACTCGTGCCTCCATGCTCCGTCGAGCCCGGCTGGGTGACGCGTCTGACAATGAGGGGGCAGAGACAGACCGTGCATCCCAGAGCTCCGACCACACCAAGACTCCTAACGAAGGAAAGAAACTCTCGAGGCTCGACATTCTTGCCATGCCTCGGAAGCGGACTGGGTCCTTCACTGTTCCGAGTGACAACGAGTCTACTTCAAGCAAGCATGGAAATTCTAACCGTCCTGCTGAGGCAAGCAGTGCGAAAAAAGGAGCatcgggtgaggtgagacagaCTGCTGGGAAAGGAGCTTCATTAACAGGAAAGCACTCCTCTGCTCGTACCCGTTCTAACCAGGTTAAACACAGTAGCACCGCTG GTTCCCATCGCAGACAAAAGGATTCAAACTATTCCTCTACCTCAGAGGAGGAGTTTGAGACTAACTCCAACTCTAAACACAAACGCTCCCACTCCTCGGCGGCAACTCAGACTCAGACACCAAAGAAGAGCATTCAAATGAGGCTAAAAAGTGTCTCTTTGGAAACAGAAGAGGATGAAGCTCAGAACGAACACTTCCAGAACTGGACTAATCATAGTGCAGAGATTGCCAG GCTGAGTCAAGACCTGGCCAAAGATCTTGCCATCCTTGCACGTGAAATCCATGATGTAGCAGGGGATGGTGACTCCCAGACATCATCAGGCATGGGAACTACCACCTCCCCAGGCTCCATGCCCAATACCCCTGCATCCAATATCTCAACCAGAGAGGAG AGACCATATCCATCATTACAGAGGTTCCTGTCACCTCAGGTGCTAAGTTCATCACTCATTATCACCAAGTGGTGTTCAAAcgtgaagggatag